In one Vibrio sp. YMD68 genomic region, the following are encoded:
- a CDS encoding L-lactate permease, whose protein sequence is MSETLLALVAFSPIVVTAILLVGLNWPAKRAMPVAFGLTVIIALFTWDMSTTRVLASVFQGLGITVSVLWIVFGAIFLLNTLKHTGAISTIRNGFTNISPDRRVQAIIIAWCFGSFIEGASGFGTPAAIAAPLLVAIGFPALAAVLMGMMIQSTPVSFGAVGTPIIVGVNKGLDTHNIGEALIANGSSWDVYLQQITSNVALIHAGVGTLIPVLMAMMLTRFFGKNNSWTEGLDILPFAIFAGLSFTIPYALTGVFLGAEFPSLIGGLVGLAITVSAAKVGFLVPKTTWDFEDEKKWPTEWLGSLKIDLDDAKSKPMSMVMAWLPYVLLAVVLVASRVSPDFKAMLRSVSLSFSNILGEAGISTAIQPLYLPGGILVFIALVSVLLQSRSVTPLVKAFGESSKTLIGAGFVLVFTIPMVRIFINSGINEADLASMPVTTANFAAGLVGDAFPALSATVGALGAFIAGSNTVSNMMFSQFQFEVAQTLSISSAMIVALQAVGAAAGNMIAIHNVVAASATVGLLGREGATLRKTIIPTLYYLFATGVIGLIAIYGFHVTDALMS, encoded by the coding sequence ATGAGTGAAACACTACTTGCCCTTGTAGCTTTCTCACCGATTGTGGTGACAGCCATACTCCTCGTCGGCCTCAACTGGCCAGCGAAGCGTGCGATGCCAGTCGCGTTCGGGTTAACCGTTATTATTGCCCTCTTTACATGGGATATGTCGACAACGCGTGTTCTGGCTTCTGTGTTTCAAGGGCTGGGAATTACCGTCTCTGTACTTTGGATTGTGTTTGGCGCCATCTTCTTGCTCAACACGTTAAAACACACGGGCGCGATCTCGACAATTCGCAACGGGTTTACCAATATCTCACCGGATCGTCGTGTTCAAGCCATCATTATCGCGTGGTGCTTTGGTTCATTTATAGAAGGCGCATCAGGCTTTGGCACACCAGCCGCTATCGCCGCACCCCTTCTCGTCGCCATCGGGTTCCCCGCGTTAGCCGCTGTATTAATGGGAATGATGATTCAATCGACACCCGTTTCTTTTGGTGCGGTCGGAACGCCGATTATCGTTGGCGTAAACAAAGGGTTAGATACACACAATATTGGCGAAGCTCTGATTGCAAACGGTTCGAGTTGGGATGTCTATCTTCAACAAATCACCTCTAACGTGGCGCTCATTCACGCTGGCGTGGGAACACTCATTCCTGTCCTGATGGCCATGATGTTGACGCGTTTCTTTGGTAAAAATAACAGCTGGACCGAAGGGCTCGATATTCTGCCGTTCGCTATTTTTGCTGGGCTATCGTTTACCATTCCCTACGCGTTGACAGGAGTGTTCCTTGGCGCTGAGTTCCCGTCACTTATCGGTGGCTTAGTCGGGCTGGCTATCACCGTGTCTGCGGCCAAAGTCGGCTTTCTGGTTCCAAAAACAACCTGGGACTTCGAAGACGAGAAAAAGTGGCCTACAGAATGGTTAGGCTCACTGAAAATTGACCTTGATGATGCTAAATCAAAACCGATGAGCATGGTGATGGCATGGTTACCGTATGTGTTGCTCGCCGTTGTCTTGGTTGCAAGCCGCGTCAGCCCTGATTTTAAAGCGATGCTGCGTAGCGTGAGTCTCTCATTTAGCAATATTCTTGGCGAGGCAGGCATCAGTACCGCGATTCAACCTTTGTATCTTCCAGGGGGGATCCTTGTCTTCATCGCATTGGTTTCCGTTCTGCTGCAATCTCGTAGCGTCACCCCGTTGGTCAAAGCCTTTGGTGAATCCAGCAAGACACTGATTGGCGCAGGTTTCGTTCTGGTCTTTACTATCCCAATGGTACGTATCTTCATCAACTCGGGCATTAACGAGGCTGATCTTGCCAGCATGCCAGTCACAACGGCGAACTTTGCCGCTGGCCTTGTCGGTGATGCTTTTCCTGCTCTGAGCGCAACCGTTGGTGCGTTAGGTGCCTTCATTGCTGGCTCAAATACGGTGTCTAACATGATGTTTAGCCAATTCCAATTTGAAGTCGCACAAACCCTGTCGATATCCAGTGCAATGATTGTTGCTCTACAAGCGGTTGGGGCTGCGGCCGGCAACATGATTGCGATTCATAACGTAGTGGCGGCTTCTGCTACCGTGGGCTTACTCGGACGAGAAGGGGCAACGCTGCGCAAAACCATTATTCCAACTCTGTACTATTTATTCGCTACCGGGGTAATTGGACTTATCGCGATTTACGGCTTCCACGTGACGGATGCTCTTATGAGCTAA
- the ykgO gene encoding type B 50S ribosomal protein L36, with amino-acid sequence MKVLSSLKSAKLRHRDCQVVKRKGRIYVICKTNPRFKAVQGKAKKKK; translated from the coding sequence ATGAAAGTACTCAGCTCATTAAAAAGCGCTAAGTTGCGCCATCGCGATTGTCAGGTCGTCAAGCGCAAAGGGAGGATTTACGTAATTTGCAAAACCAACCCACGGTTTAAAGCCGTTCAAGGAAAGGCCAAAAAGAAAAAGTAG
- a CDS encoding LysR family transcriptional regulator has protein sequence MRADDLILFSQVIELGSFSKVAEQNNLTNSVVSKRIARLEEQIGVQLLYRTTRKLTLTEAGKALLHGAKSVKLATQEAMDSVSGFGENVSGHIKMSVPTISGDLILAEAVAQFCDQHPGLTVDMSLDNKFVDLVDGGFDLVIRTGYLEDSSLVARHILDSQWVVCASPSYIAKNSKPLEPNQLVTHNCLQYAYQTTGASEWEFKGREGNYIVRVSGNFSTNNATALRKAALGGYGIAYVPRCLVYHDIRNGQLVDIFPELVGKKLGIYAVYPFTRQPPNKVKLLIEHIRDRYLTISHYF, from the coding sequence ATGCGAGCAGATGATTTAATCCTGTTTTCACAGGTAATAGAGTTGGGGAGCTTTAGTAAGGTGGCTGAACAAAATAACCTTACAAATTCTGTAGTTAGCAAAAGAATTGCACGTTTAGAAGAGCAAATAGGGGTTCAACTATTATATCGAACAACGCGTAAATTGACGCTCACAGAGGCGGGGAAGGCATTACTGCACGGAGCCAAAAGTGTGAAGTTAGCCACTCAAGAAGCGATGGACTCTGTTTCGGGATTTGGTGAAAACGTAAGCGGACACATAAAAATGTCGGTTCCTACTATTTCTGGTGATTTGATTTTGGCAGAAGCGGTGGCGCAATTTTGTGACCAGCACCCAGGGTTGACGGTGGATATGTCACTCGATAATAAGTTTGTTGATCTCGTCGATGGCGGTTTTGACCTGGTGATTCGCACGGGTTATTTGGAAGATTCTAGTTTGGTGGCACGTCATATTCTGGATTCGCAATGGGTGGTGTGCGCGTCGCCTTCTTACATCGCGAAAAATAGTAAGCCTCTAGAACCGAATCAATTGGTGACACATAACTGTTTGCAATATGCGTATCAAACGACGGGGGCGAGCGAGTGGGAGTTTAAAGGTCGAGAGGGGAATTACATTGTGCGAGTGTCAGGAAATTTCTCGACCAATAATGCCACCGCGCTACGTAAAGCGGCACTTGGCGGCTATGGCATAGCCTATGTTCCTCGCTGTCTGGTTTACCATGATATTAGAAACGGTCAGTTAGTGGATATTTTCCCTGAACTGGTGGGCAAGAAGTTGGGCATTTATGCGGTGTACCCTTTTACTCGCCAACCCCCCAATAAGGTAAAGCTGTTAATAGAACATATCCGAGATCGTTATCTGACCATTTCTCACTATTTTTAG
- a CDS encoding AzlC family ABC transporter permease — translation MSEWVEQQQKSIARQLWRGTIAMMPLSIAVIPWGLLAGSYAVESGLLALEAQALSAILFAGAAQLVAIGMFKSGAGLITMLVTTFFITSRHLLYSVAMRETISPLPLRWRLSLGFLLTDELFALIGHKTKEFDRYYALGAGLSFYLIWNIASFVGIIGGSYIPNLDSLGLDFAIVATFIALVVPNIKSKPILLSVVVALLSSVLLHKWQVNGALVIASLLAMSVGYLAERGSHYGQPNHKNDDQTNQKNDQTSQGKGEHS, via the coding sequence ATGTCAGAATGGGTCGAACAGCAGCAAAAAAGTATCGCTAGGCAACTGTGGCGAGGGACAATAGCCATGATGCCACTGAGCATTGCGGTCATCCCATGGGGGTTATTGGCCGGTTCATACGCGGTTGAATCGGGCCTATTAGCGCTTGAAGCTCAAGCCTTATCCGCCATTTTATTTGCAGGGGCTGCCCAGCTCGTCGCCATTGGTATGTTCAAATCAGGTGCAGGGCTCATCACCATGCTTGTGACCACCTTCTTTATTACCTCACGCCACCTTTTGTACAGCGTCGCAATGAGAGAGACCATCAGCCCATTACCGCTGCGTTGGCGGTTATCGCTGGGGTTCTTGTTAACCGACGAACTGTTTGCCCTTATTGGCCATAAAACAAAAGAGTTCGATCGATATTATGCGTTAGGCGCAGGGCTGAGCTTTTACCTTATTTGGAATATCGCATCGTTTGTTGGCATTATTGGCGGCAGCTATATACCCAACCTTGATTCCTTGGGGTTAGACTTCGCTATCGTCGCTACGTTCATCGCTCTGGTGGTGCCGAACATAAAATCAAAACCTATCTTGTTGTCTGTTGTGGTGGCCTTATTGAGTTCGGTGTTGCTCCATAAATGGCAAGTTAATGGCGCGTTAGTGATTGCGAGCTTACTGGCGATGTCAGTTGGTTACCTGGCCGAACGTGGTTCACACTATGGTCAACCAAATCACAAGAACGACGATCAAACAAACCAAAAGAACGATCAAACAAGCCAAGGAAAAGGAGAGCACTCATGA
- a CDS encoding type B 50S ribosomal protein L31 codes for MKPGIHPNYRTVVFHDTSVDKYFLVGSTLETTRTIDWEDGQTYPYMTIEVSSDSHPFYTGKQRVVHTEGRVANFSRKFGNLGGLKSGDDK; via the coding sequence ATGAAACCAGGCATTCACCCAAACTACCGCACCGTTGTTTTCCATGACACGAGTGTCGATAAATATTTTTTAGTGGGTTCCACTCTGGAAACCACCAGAACCATTGATTGGGAAGATGGACAAACCTACCCATACATGACCATCGAAGTTTCTTCTGACTCACACCCCTTCTACACAGGTAAGCAGAGAGTGGTTCATACCGAAGGTCGTGTTGCTAACTTTAGCCGTAAGTTCGGTAACCTAGGCGGCTTAAAATCAGGGGATGATAAATAA
- a CDS encoding carbohydrate porin produces the protein MNNFKRLPLTIAVAASLASVSSFAADDIAALEQRIQELEAKVVTLDYTDDQQQSALSSDTEVPLGIIFSGYARYGALYQSGDSALVSIGSTGASVGRLGNEANGGEFQFGKIFESESGVKWNLAVMLDHWAHSDWGSAGDVNLKKFYAGASNIFESQPDLYVWAGRDFHQRPQQGLNDYFWMSHDGQGGGFQNFDFGGAKLDFAFVGAVAGGTDFYCNDENGSGVDKEGEPIKCNIGGAQGNDSGTYAFTSKLHSIDAGIGNLDLYANYGFSSDKDNSETSVLVGATLGLGSSHKLIVKYGDGADNSAFDLAGKKQVLYTSVEGGVNPSDNVFIDYLVSYKDISGDDVKNESKEYAAIVRPMYNWDDTHSTWLEAGLGMVDYQDDSEEQAWKVTLSQNISLGGLPWSRPMLRFYTTVGDVEKSGPSATTTNVDTVSFGAMFEAWW, from the coding sequence ATGAATAATTTTAAACGCTTGCCTTTAACCATTGCAGTGGCTGCTTCACTTGCTTCCGTTTCTTCTTTTGCAGCGGATGATATTGCAGCATTAGAGCAACGCATCCAAGAACTCGAAGCGAAGGTAGTGACTCTAGATTATACAGATGACCAGCAACAATCGGCCTTATCGTCTGATACTGAAGTACCACTCGGCATTATCTTTTCTGGTTATGCTCGTTATGGGGCTCTATATCAGTCAGGAGACAGTGCACTCGTCAGTATTGGGAGTACTGGCGCTTCAGTTGGACGTTTAGGTAACGAAGCGAACGGTGGTGAATTCCAGTTTGGTAAAATCTTTGAGTCAGAAAGTGGCGTTAAGTGGAACCTCGCCGTGATGCTTGACCACTGGGCTCACAGTGACTGGGGGTCTGCTGGTGATGTAAACCTTAAAAAATTCTACGCAGGGGCGAGTAATATTTTTGAAAGCCAACCGGATCTTTATGTATGGGCGGGACGTGACTTCCACCAACGTCCTCAACAAGGTTTGAATGACTACTTCTGGATGTCTCACGATGGTCAAGGCGGTGGTTTTCAAAACTTTGATTTTGGTGGCGCGAAACTCGATTTTGCATTTGTAGGTGCGGTTGCTGGAGGCACGGATTTTTACTGCAATGATGAAAATGGGTCTGGGGTTGATAAAGAGGGTGAACCCATCAAGTGTAATATTGGTGGCGCCCAGGGTAACGACAGCGGCACTTACGCATTCACTTCTAAGCTTCATAGTATTGATGCAGGTATAGGTAATCTCGATCTTTACGCAAACTATGGCTTCTCTTCTGATAAAGATAACAGTGAGACATCGGTGTTAGTCGGTGCAACGTTAGGTTTAGGCTCTTCACACAAGCTGATCGTGAAATACGGTGATGGCGCTGATAACTCAGCATTTGATCTCGCAGGTAAAAAACAAGTGCTTTACACCAGTGTCGAAGGTGGCGTAAACCCTTCTGACAACGTCTTCATTGACTACCTAGTTTCTTACAAAGATATTTCTGGCGATGACGTTAAGAATGAGTCTAAAGAATACGCAGCAATTGTTCGCCCTATGTACAACTGGGATGACACGCACTCTACGTGGTTAGAAGCGGGCCTTGGCATGGTGGATTACCAAGACGACTCTGAAGAGCAAGCATGGAAAGTCACACTGTCTCAAAATATCTCTCTAGGTGGCTTACCTTGGAGCCGTCCAATGCTACGTTTCTACACCACTGTGGGTGACGTAGAGAAGAGTGGACCAAGCGCGACAACAACAAATGTTGATACGGTAAGTTTCGGCGCCATGTTTGAAGCTTGGTGGTAA
- a CDS encoding thiol:disulfide interchange protein DsbA/DsbL produces MLKKIITFISTIAIALSVNAAQFEEGKHFKVLDVEKAQKPVVTEFFSFYCPHCYKFEGVVENLKPALPDDARFEKVHVAFMGNNMAIPMAKSYATMVALDVEKEMVPAMFKQIHQLRQAPKDEAALRQLFVDYGVDGKKFDSAYNGFVVNSMQREFDKQFEASTLTGVPGVLVNNKYIVVPDSIKSYEEYNALVNYLLTL; encoded by the coding sequence ATGCTCAAGAAAATTATTACTTTTATCTCGACAATCGCGATCGCTTTGTCAGTGAATGCTGCGCAATTTGAAGAAGGCAAACACTTCAAAGTATTGGATGTCGAAAAAGCCCAGAAACCCGTCGTGACTGAGTTTTTCTCGTTCTACTGCCCACATTGCTACAAGTTTGAAGGAGTGGTTGAAAACCTAAAACCCGCACTACCCGATGATGCACGTTTTGAAAAAGTACACGTTGCATTCATGGGCAACAATATGGCTATCCCAATGGCAAAGTCATACGCCACTATGGTTGCGTTAGATGTTGAAAAAGAGATGGTGCCAGCGATGTTCAAACAGATCCATCAATTACGCCAAGCACCAAAAGATGAAGCGGCGCTTCGTCAGCTCTTTGTCGATTATGGGGTTGATGGTAAGAAATTTGATTCGGCTTACAATGGTTTTGTCGTGAACTCAATGCAGCGAGAATTTGATAAGCAATTTGAAGCCAGCACATTAACCGGTGTGCCTGGTGTACTGGTGAACAACAAGTACATTGTGGTACCCGACAGTATCAAAAGCTATGAAGAATACAACGCGCTAGTCAACTACCTCTTGACCCTGTAA
- a CDS encoding START domain-containing protein codes for MFVLLLIGSLLLAAPSVASPLVAWQFVKTEDGITLHTRPHMDGLVEIRAQMFITARYSSFLLLLEDTEHVPNWIDNVKKSQVLKQISPTENVVYTQFQAPWPARDRDMVTYSRYYFDNGAFFLLIKDAPSMLAKQPNYIRISDVKALWKLEKLSNGTTHIEYVAFANPSGALPHWLINKLSINSALKTFQGLRNEIESYQNTTHPNINTADSALSFNKP; via the coding sequence ATGTTTGTATTGCTGCTGATCGGCTCCCTATTACTGGCAGCGCCCTCAGTCGCCTCCCCTTTAGTGGCTTGGCAATTTGTCAAAACTGAAGATGGAATCACTCTCCACACTCGCCCGCACATGGACGGCTTGGTCGAGATTCGTGCTCAAATGTTCATTACTGCCCGTTATTCGTCTTTTCTACTGCTACTAGAAGACACGGAACATGTTCCTAACTGGATTGATAACGTTAAAAAAAGTCAGGTATTAAAACAGATAAGCCCAACAGAGAACGTGGTATACACTCAATTTCAAGCTCCCTGGCCAGCTCGTGATCGGGATATGGTGACTTATTCACGATATTACTTCGACAACGGCGCTTTTTTCCTCTTAATTAAAGATGCTCCAAGCATGTTAGCTAAGCAGCCTAACTATATTAGAATTTCTGATGTAAAAGCGTTGTGGAAACTAGAAAAGCTAAGCAACGGCACCACTCATATTGAATACGTTGCTTTTGCTAACCCGTCAGGTGCGCTCCCCCATTGGCTGATAAACAAACTCTCGATAAACAGCGCGTTAAAAACATTCCAAGGGCTAAGGAATGAAATCGAAAGCTACCAAAACACAACGCACCCAAATATCAATACAGCGGACTCAGCCCTTTCTTTTAACAAACCGTAA
- a CDS encoding AzlD domain-containing protein yields MILLSIFAMTAVVFLSRYLFLEPVLPLRLSYEVKRFLKFSSPAILTAILAPIMFLDAETHELLPLINPYLISAILAVILAWKTANVLLTTVVSMMLFFTLHNGWF; encoded by the coding sequence ATGATTTTATTATCGATCTTTGCCATGACTGCGGTTGTTTTCCTCAGTCGTTATCTATTTTTAGAGCCCGTTCTACCGCTCAGATTAAGCTATGAGGTGAAGCGGTTTCTCAAATTTTCTAGCCCTGCGATCCTCACCGCCATTCTAGCTCCCATCATGTTTTTAGATGCCGAAACCCATGAGCTGCTGCCATTGATTAACCCTTATTTAATCAGTGCAATACTGGCCGTGATCTTAGCCTGGAAAACCGCCAATGTGCTCTTGACTACGGTCGTCAGCATGATGCTGTTTTTTACATTACATAATGGGTGGTTTTAA
- the lldD gene encoding FMN-dependent L-lactate dehydrogenase LldD, whose protein sequence is MIISAPTDYRAAAKAKLPPFLFHYIDGGSYGEHTLRKNTDDLAAIALKQRVLNNMEDLSLDTEIFGEKLAMPIALAPVGLTGMYARRGEVQAAKAAQNKGIPFTMSTVSVCPIEEVAPAIERPMWFQLYVLKDRGFMKNVLERAKAAGVTTLVFTVDMPVPGARYRDNHSGMSGPNAAARRVFQAMRHPSWAVDVGLLGKPHDLGNISTYRGEPTKLEDYIGWLGANFDPSICWKDLEWIRDFWDGPMVIKGILDKQDAKDAVSFGADGIVVSNHGGRQLDGVLSTAKALPTIADAVKGDLKIFVDSGIRSGLDVVRMLALGADCTLLGRSFIYALAAQGQAGVENLLDLYEKEMRVAMTLTGAKSIQDLNADSLVNLK, encoded by the coding sequence ATGATCATATCCGCGCCAACGGACTACCGTGCCGCAGCAAAAGCAAAACTGCCTCCTTTTCTTTTTCACTATATTGATGGCGGTTCTTACGGTGAACATACACTAAGAAAAAACACCGATGACCTTGCCGCTATCGCGTTAAAACAACGTGTTCTAAACAACATGGAAGACTTAAGTTTAGACACAGAAATCTTCGGCGAAAAATTGGCGATGCCCATTGCTTTAGCCCCTGTCGGGCTGACAGGCATGTACGCTCGAAGAGGGGAAGTTCAGGCAGCAAAAGCGGCACAAAACAAGGGCATTCCTTTTACCATGTCGACCGTCTCTGTCTGCCCTATCGAGGAAGTGGCTCCAGCCATTGAACGCCCAATGTGGTTCCAGCTGTACGTTTTAAAAGATCGTGGATTCATGAAAAACGTCCTAGAACGTGCAAAAGCGGCCGGTGTCACGACGTTAGTCTTTACCGTTGATATGCCGGTCCCTGGGGCTCGTTATCGTGACAATCACTCGGGTATGAGCGGTCCCAATGCCGCGGCACGCCGAGTTTTCCAAGCGATGCGTCACCCAAGTTGGGCCGTCGATGTTGGCTTGTTGGGTAAACCCCATGACCTTGGCAATATCTCAACCTATCGCGGTGAACCCACCAAACTCGAAGATTACATTGGTTGGCTTGGTGCGAACTTTGACCCTTCTATTTGCTGGAAAGATCTAGAGTGGATCCGCGACTTTTGGGATGGCCCAATGGTGATTAAAGGCATTTTAGACAAACAAGATGCCAAAGATGCCGTCTCTTTTGGCGCTGACGGTATTGTCGTTTCTAATCATGGCGGCCGACAGCTCGATGGCGTTCTATCCACCGCCAAGGCACTGCCGACAATTGCCGATGCCGTAAAAGGTGACCTTAAAATCTTTGTCGATTCAGGGATCCGGTCAGGATTAGATGTCGTGAGAATGCTGGCGCTTGGCGCAGATTGCACACTATTAGGGCGCTCATTTATCTACGCACTGGCCGCGCAAGGACAAGCTGGTGTAGAAAACCTGCTCGACCTTTACGAAAAAGAGATGCGCGTGGCCATGACACTGACCGGCGCGAAAAGTATCCAGGACT
- a CDS encoding AraC family transcriptional regulator, protein MPTIELPTKENAQIQLANELGGLEFLHARYHRQNFSRHSHAGYTVGVIEDGAQQFYRTGGNHVAPQDSIILVNADELHSGQTATEGGWAYQAMYPTPEMFEQIAEGSDLGRVAPYFPNPVVYDPELAHLLRQVFEVLKHSNNRLYRETLLHGAMSQLVARHSLQRQAAPIQIKKTQAQIERIKAFLSDCPEENVSLTELASMASLSPFHLARTFRDQVGLPPHGYQLQMRIRKAQKLLSMGLKSGSVAMEVGFHDQSHFHRHFKATVGVTPNQYRLAHQNRLAG, encoded by the coding sequence TTGCCAACCATAGAATTGCCAACCAAAGAAAATGCACAAATCCAATTAGCCAACGAACTGGGTGGGCTCGAGTTTTTACATGCGCGTTACCATCGTCAAAATTTTTCCCGCCATAGTCACGCAGGCTACACCGTTGGTGTCATCGAAGACGGTGCTCAGCAGTTTTATCGAACCGGTGGTAACCATGTAGCACCTCAAGACAGTATTATTTTAGTTAACGCCGATGAGCTCCATAGCGGTCAAACCGCCACTGAGGGAGGATGGGCTTACCAAGCCATGTACCCAACCCCTGAGATGTTCGAGCAAATAGCAGAAGGTAGCGATTTAGGGCGAGTGGCTCCCTATTTCCCTAACCCTGTCGTTTATGACCCTGAACTTGCCCACCTGTTAAGGCAAGTCTTTGAGGTATTAAAACACTCTAACAATCGTCTTTATCGGGAAACACTCTTGCACGGGGCGATGTCTCAACTGGTCGCAAGGCACAGTCTCCAGAGACAAGCTGCGCCGATACAAATAAAAAAAACTCAGGCGCAGATCGAGCGTATTAAAGCGTTTTTGTCTGACTGCCCTGAAGAGAATGTGTCCTTAACAGAGCTTGCCAGCATGGCGTCGTTAAGTCCCTTTCACTTAGCGCGTACTTTCCGCGACCAGGTGGGGCTGCCTCCCCACGGGTATCAGCTTCAAATGCGTATTCGTAAAGCTCAGAAGTTACTGAGTATGGGGCTCAAATCAGGGTCTGTAGCGATGGAGGTGGGCTTTCATGATCAAAGCCATTTTCACCGTCACTTCAAAGCGACAGTCGGAGTCACACCAAATCAATATAGGCTGGCGCACCAGAACCGACTCGCAGGATAA
- a CDS encoding TRAP transporter substrate-binding protein, producing MKSQHTVISLVKSRSLLKAIAITAIAALSLSANAAEKVYRLKLAETWGPNTPILGDASKNMAKLANEMSNGRLEIRIDSANKHKAPLGVFDMVKSGQYDLGHSSSYYWKGKVPNTLYFSSMPFGMMTTEQYAWFYQGGGMELMQEVYAPHNLLSFPGGNSDIQMGGWFKKEINSIDDLQGLKMRIPGFAGEVFARVGAKPTNIAPGELYTSLERGTIDALEWVGPAFDLRMGFQNIAPYYYTAWHEPGSETQFLVNQKAWDKLPKDLQVILETSFRVAAFDMYTQAIDANARSWEKMLIENPDIKVRDFPPAVLDRMKQEKEILLKELAANDPLAKKIIDSQADYLKKVRAWTDISTKAYLNSSQVD from the coding sequence ATGAAATCCCAACACACAGTCATATCGCTAGTAAAATCCAGGTCATTACTCAAAGCCATCGCTATTACCGCCATTGCGGCTTTATCCCTGTCAGCCAACGCCGCCGAAAAAGTGTATCGCCTTAAGCTTGCCGAAACCTGGGGGCCGAACACACCAATTTTAGGCGATGCCAGTAAGAATATGGCAAAGCTAGCCAATGAAATGTCTAATGGCCGTCTTGAAATACGCATCGACTCCGCCAACAAGCACAAAGCCCCACTGGGTGTTTTTGATATGGTAAAATCTGGCCAATATGATCTAGGCCACTCAAGTTCTTACTATTGGAAAGGTAAAGTGCCTAACACGCTTTACTTCTCTTCAATGCCCTTTGGCATGATGACCACCGAACAATACGCATGGTTCTATCAAGGCGGTGGTATGGAGCTCATGCAAGAAGTCTATGCGCCTCATAATTTACTGTCGTTTCCTGGTGGTAACTCGGACATCCAAATGGGTGGCTGGTTTAAGAAAGAAATAAACTCGATTGATGATTTGCAAGGCCTGAAGATGCGTATTCCAGGGTTTGCCGGTGAAGTCTTTGCTCGTGTAGGGGCAAAACCAACCAATATCGCTCCAGGAGAGCTTTATACGTCTTTAGAGCGAGGAACCATTGATGCACTTGAATGGGTGGGGCCAGCGTTTGATCTTCGTATGGGCTTCCAAAACATTGCACCGTATTACTATACGGCTTGGCATGAGCCAGGTTCAGAAACTCAATTTCTTGTGAACCAGAAAGCATGGGATAAATTACCAAAAGATCTTCAGGTAATCTTGGAAACCTCCTTCCGTGTTGCGGCTTTTGACATGTACACACAAGCCATCGACGCCAACGCAAGAAGTTGGGAAAAAATGCTGATTGAAAACCCTGATATTAAAGTTCGCGACTTCCCACCTGCGGTGCTAGATAGAATGAAACAAGAAAAAGAAATTCTGTTGAAAGAGTTGGCCGCCAACGATCCGTTAGCGAAGAAAATCATCGATTCTCAAGCCGACTACCTGAAAAAAGTACGCGCTTGGACAGACATTTCAACCAAAGCTTATTTAAACAGTAGCCAAGTAGACTAA